A window from uncultured Desulfobacter sp. encodes these proteins:
- a CDS encoding DUF4160 domain-containing protein, giving the protein MPEITRFYGIIIKLFFGDHPPPHFHAVYGEYLALFDINSLNVIEGDLPPRARKLVLEWAEKYQAELKTIWETQEFKKLPPLE; this is encoded by the coding sequence ATGCCGGAAATTACGAGGTTTTACGGGATCATTATCAAACTCTTTTTTGGGGACCATCCACCACCACACTTTCATGCTGTGTATGGTGAATACCTTGCACTTTTCGATATCAACTCTTTAAACGTGATTGAAGGGGATCTTCCGCCAAGGGCCAGGAAATTAGTTTTGGAATGGGCTGAGAAATATCAGGCTGAATTAAAGACAATCTGGGAAACTCAAGAATTTAAAAAATTACCACCTTTGGAGTGA
- a CDS encoding MFS transporter: MAIITLFWKDQIGLSIAQILLVQSIYSVAMVVMEYPSGYLSDRMGYRMALSLASALGICGWGLYTIADSFLSVLAAEILLGISFAFISGSDSALLFETLKGTSEEVHYARHEGRMNGFAQIGEACGASFSGLLYTTAPLLPFFIQIAVWILALLLTRTLIEPDRQTSVPKSHIVEALQSTRYALVENRRLRYTLILNVILGLASFYPVWLVQPYMQDGGVAVTWFGPIWAVANLSVALTALASYRTHLRLGDKSIVLLFVLLSLGGYLGLGLIGGVWGFLYYYLLTCMRGLRGPMMLNYAQREIPSSNRAGILSLQSLLFRLGFVCTGPFVGKLADLVGVQLTFLFLCGAFALVLPPAAWLFVRSLASERGPR; this comes from the coding sequence ATGGCAATTATCACACTGTTCTGGAAAGATCAGATCGGTTTGAGCATTGCCCAAATTTTACTGGTACAGTCCATATATTCCGTGGCGATGGTTGTCATGGAGTACCCTTCCGGCTACCTCAGTGATCGGATGGGTTACAGGATGGCGCTTAGCCTGGCCTCGGCTCTTGGGATTTGCGGCTGGGGTCTTTATACCATCGCTGACTCTTTTCTCTCTGTTCTCGCCGCTGAAATTCTTTTGGGGATCTCATTTGCGTTTATCAGTGGCTCGGACAGTGCGCTGCTCTTCGAAACCTTAAAAGGAACTAGCGAGGAAGTGCATTATGCCAGGCATGAAGGACGGATGAACGGCTTTGCCCAGATCGGCGAAGCCTGTGGCGCCAGTTTTTCAGGGCTGCTGTATACAACAGCCCCCCTGCTTCCATTCTTTATCCAAATAGCTGTCTGGATTCTTGCATTGCTCTTGACAAGGACGCTCATTGAGCCGGATCGGCAAACGTCTGTGCCGAAAAGTCATATCGTTGAGGCACTGCAGTCGACCCGGTACGCTCTGGTGGAAAACCGCCGCTTGCGATACACGCTTATCTTAAATGTTATCCTTGGCCTGGCCTCGTTTTATCCCGTCTGGCTTGTCCAACCCTATATGCAGGATGGTGGCGTGGCCGTTACATGGTTTGGGCCGATCTGGGCTGTTGCCAATTTGAGTGTCGCACTAACAGCACTTGCCAGTTACCGAACCCATTTGCGGCTTGGTGACAAATCTATTGTTCTGCTCTTTGTGTTGCTGAGTCTGGGGGGGTATCTCGGTCTTGGGTTGATAGGTGGAGTCTGGGGATTTTTGTACTACTACCTGCTCACCTGTATGCGGGGGCTGCGTGGCCCCATGATGCTCAATTATGCCCAGAGAGAGATCCCTTCAAGCAACAGGGCCGGGATTCTCTCCTTGCAGTCCCTGCTGTTTCGCCTTGGCTTTGTCTGCACAGGGCCGTTTGTTGGAAAGCTTGCAGACCTGGTAGGCGTGCAGCTGACATTTTTGTTTCTCTGCGGGGCCTTTGCGCTGGTGCTGCCACCGGCTGCATGGCTCTTTGTTCGGAGTCTTGCCTCTGAACGAGGCCCCCGATAG
- the ychF gene encoding redox-regulated ATPase YchF — protein MQLNCGIVGLPNVGKSTIFSALTSAPAESANYPFCTIEPNVGIVAVPDKRLGMISEFITPKKLIPAVVEFVDIAGLVKGASKGEGLGNKFLGHIRQVGAIIHVVRCFDDDDIVHVNGVVDPASDIETIGIELALADLETVQKRQDNLVKQMKSHDKKISEKAKAAEPILKQISNALEEGRPARSVELDKTQKELISDLHLITMKQQLYCCNVNEDGLDSDNEYVKKVKALARKDDSKVVVISGKLESEIADLDSQEEKEEFLEAAGLEESGLDQLIRTGYEMLGLNTYFTAGEKEVRAWTFPKGCKAPQAAGIIHTDFERGFIRAESYHCTDLFEYKSELKLKEAGKIRLEGKEYQVRDGDVLNFRFNV, from the coding sequence ATGCAATTAAACTGTGGTATCGTTGGGCTCCCCAATGTGGGGAAATCAACTATATTCTCAGCGCTTACATCTGCACCTGCAGAAAGCGCAAACTACCCGTTTTGCACAATTGAACCCAACGTGGGCATTGTGGCGGTTCCGGATAAACGCCTTGGGATGATCTCTGAATTTATTACGCCCAAAAAACTGATACCCGCGGTTGTTGAGTTTGTTGATATCGCAGGTTTGGTCAAAGGCGCTTCCAAAGGAGAAGGGCTGGGAAATAAGTTTTTAGGTCATATCAGACAGGTGGGTGCAATCATCCATGTGGTTCGTTGTTTTGATGACGATGATATTGTTCATGTGAACGGAGTTGTGGATCCTGCAAGTGATATAGAAACCATTGGAATTGAACTTGCGTTAGCTGACCTTGAGACGGTTCAAAAAAGGCAGGATAATCTTGTCAAGCAGATGAAGTCCCACGATAAGAAAATATCGGAAAAAGCAAAGGCTGCTGAGCCGATTTTAAAGCAGATATCAAACGCCCTTGAAGAGGGCCGGCCCGCCCGAAGTGTTGAACTTGATAAAACTCAAAAAGAGCTGATTTCCGATCTTCATCTCATTACCATGAAACAACAGCTTTATTGCTGCAATGTAAATGAAGATGGGCTGGATTCCGACAATGAATATGTTAAAAAGGTAAAGGCACTTGCCCGGAAAGATGATTCTAAGGTGGTTGTCATATCCGGGAAATTAGAATCCGAGATTGCAGATCTTGACTCCCAAGAAGAAAAAGAAGAATTTCTCGAAGCTGCCGGGCTCGAGGAATCCGGGCTTGATCAGCTTATCCGCACAGGGTATGAGATGCTCGGATTAAACACTTACTTTACAGCCGGTGAAAAAGAAGTCCGGGCCTGGACTTTTCCTAAAGGTTGCAAGGCGCCCCAGGCTGCCGGAATCATCCATACCGATTTTGAACGGGGATTTATCAGGGCAGAGTCATATCATTGTACCGATCTTTTTGAATATAAATCCGAGCTGAAATTAAAAGAAGCCGGTAAGATTCGTCTTGAAGGTAAAGAATATCAAGTGCGGGACGGTGATGTGCTTAATTTTAGATTTAATGTTTGA
- a CDS encoding recombinase family protein: MAEVGYIRVSSIDQNTDLQLDGIPLDKTFVDNASGRETNRPAFKTCLEYLRGGDRLHVHSMDRLAQNLANLQNAVEGLTGQGIKVKFHKEGLEFTGEDSPMSKLLMKMMEAVAEFERSLIRERQAEGIKKALAKGVKFGRRPKLDATQERKVVALVESGQEKTAVAKKFGISRDTVYRIMRDRKAG; encoded by the coding sequence ATGGCAGAAGTAGGATATATACGGGTTTCATCTATAGATCAAAATACAGACCTGCAGCTTGACGGCATCCCCTTGGACAAAACTTTTGTGGACAATGCATCCGGCAGGGAGACTAACCGGCCGGCCTTTAAAACCTGCTTGGAATACTTGAGGGGTGGTGACAGGCTGCACGTCCATTCCATGGACCGGCTGGCTCAGAACCTTGCGAACTTACAAAATGCAGTTGAGGGCCTAACCGGCCAGGGGATCAAGGTCAAATTCCACAAGGAGGGCCTGGAGTTTACCGGGGAGGATTCCCCCATGAGCAAGTTACTCATGAAAATGATGGAAGCCGTGGCAGAGTTTGAGCGTTCCCTGATCCGAGAACGGCAGGCCGAAGGAATCAAAAAAGCTCTGGCAAAGGGCGTGAAATTTGGCCGTAGACCCAAGCTGGATGCTACCCAGGAAAGAAAAGTGGTCGCCCTGGTCGAATCCGGCCAAGAAAAAACAGCTGTTGCCAAAAAGTTCGGCATATCCAGAGATACCGTGTACCGGATCATGCGGGACCGCAAGGCTGGGTAG
- a CDS encoding Uma2 family endonuclease, which produces MPAQHPQGKMTLAEYLEMERTSLDIKHEFYDGEVFAMVGASRHHNRINVNIAGELRTRLKGKSCDLFSNDMRVKTGAEKYSYPDIVLYCGDAEFEDNKFDTLTNPVVIIEILSDSTEAYDRGDKFELYRRIPTVKEYILVSQKKYWIGQYVRQQSGQWTYDSYEGVEQVLKIESVGCELPLSEIYLNMGEGWQK; this is translated from the coding sequence ATGCCGGCACAACACCCCCAAGGGAAAATGACACTGGCAGAATATCTTGAGATGGAAAGGACTTCTCTGGATATTAAGCATGAATTTTACGATGGTGAAGTCTTCGCTATGGTTGGGGCCAGCAGGCACCACAACCGGATTAATGTGAATATTGCCGGAGAATTAAGAACTCGACTCAAAGGTAAGTCCTGTGATTTGTTTTCAAATGATATGCGGGTAAAGACAGGGGCGGAGAAATATTCCTATCCCGATATTGTTCTGTATTGCGGGGATGCTGAATTTGAGGATAACAAATTTGATACCCTGACAAACCCGGTTGTCATCATCGAAATTCTTTCTGATTCAACAGAAGCCTATGATCGTGGTGATAAATTTGAACTTTATCGGAGAATCCCCACGGTGAAAGAATACATCCTTGTTTCCCAGAAAAAATATTGGATCGGGCAGTATGTTCGTCAGCAGAGTGGTCAGTGGACGTATGATTCATATGAAGGGGTAGAACAGGTTTTAAAGATCGAATCCGTGGGTTGTGAACTGCCATTGTCCGAAATCTATCTAAACATGGGGGAAGGATGGCAGAAGTAG
- a CDS encoding YaeQ family protein gives MALKPTIFKANITLADVDRNVYETLNLTLAQHPSESVERMMARVIAFCMNATEALTMTRGLSTVEEPDIWEKTLDGRIALWVEVGEPSFDRIKKAGRLSSAVRVYSFNLKSDSWWEKEGKKFQGLSAEVFQLQWKGIQKLAGLAGRTMDLSVTVSDGVIYVSAATGECEISWKPLKAN, from the coding sequence GTGGCCCTTAAACCCACCATTTTTAAAGCAAATATCACCTTGGCCGATGTGGACCGAAATGTTTACGAGACCCTGAACCTCACCCTTGCCCAGCACCCTTCTGAATCTGTTGAACGCATGATGGCAAGAGTAATCGCATTCTGCATGAATGCCACTGAAGCCCTGACCATGACCCGGGGACTTTCCACTGTGGAGGAGCCGGATATCTGGGAGAAAACCCTGGATGGCAGGATTGCCCTCTGGGTTGAGGTGGGAGAACCTTCCTTTGACCGGATCAAAAAGGCCGGACGGCTCTCTTCCGCGGTTCGGGTATATTCCTTTAACCTCAAGTCAGACAGCTGGTGGGAGAAGGAGGGGAAAAAGTTCCAGGGGTTAAGTGCGGAAGTCTTTCAGCTCCAATGGAAAGGCATACAGAAACTGGCTGGATTGGCCGGCAGGACAATGGACCTTTCCGTTACGGTTTCAGACGGTGTTATTTATGTTTCCGCGGCTACCGGGGAGTGCGAAATTTCCTGGAAACCCCTTAAGGCAAATTAG
- the typA gene encoding translational GTPase TypA — MKKNSAVNDKLRNVAIIAHVDHGKTTLVDAMFKQSGMFREGQDVDDRLMDSMDLERERGITIAAKNCSVTCNGVKINIIDTPGHADFGGEVERALSMADSAILLVDASEGPLPQTRFVLKKTFEAGLPVLVIINKIDRKDARPDEVLDMVYDLFIDLDATDEQLNFTYLYAIGRDGIVKRGLDEDVDNLKVLFDIIVDEMPPPSYDPDAPFQMLVSDLGYSDYLGRLAIGKVFNGSAASNASLVCMGEEGAQKQLKVSKLQSYDGMTLIPVEQADTGDIVVLAGIEDVKIGDTICTRENPLALPRITVDDPTVFMRFAINSSPFAGKEGKNVQSRKIRERLLKETLLNVAISVEESDGDDSFVVKGRGELQLAILIETMRRENFELCVGRPKVIYREENGQTLEPIEHLFVDCDEDFMGVVTEKLSVRKGKMTNLVNNGKGRVRLEFSIPSRSLIGYRDEFMTDTRGTGIMNSYLSGYEPYRGDFPVRYTGSLVCDRQGKAVPYALFNLEPRGRLFIAPGTPVYEGMVIGEHNRHSDIDVNACKEKKLTNMRASGKDEATICSPVKPMTLEQAIHFIRDDEMVEVTPESIRIRKVELNAGKRHILAGKLKKKDSDS; from the coding sequence ATGAAAAAAAACAGTGCAGTAAATGATAAATTAAGAAACGTTGCCATAATCGCCCATGTTGACCATGGGAAAACCACGCTGGTGGATGCCATGTTCAAACAAAGCGGGATGTTCCGGGAAGGCCAGGATGTGGATGACCGGCTCATGGACTCCATGGACCTGGAGCGGGAGCGGGGCATTACCATTGCCGCCAAAAACTGCTCGGTCACCTGCAACGGGGTCAAGATCAATATTATTGACACCCCGGGCCATGCCGATTTCGGCGGTGAGGTGGAACGCGCCCTTTCCATGGCCGATTCAGCCATTCTGCTGGTGGATGCGTCCGAAGGGCCGCTGCCCCAGACGCGGTTTGTGCTTAAAAAAACCTTTGAAGCAGGCCTTCCCGTACTTGTGATCATCAATAAGATCGACCGCAAGGATGCCCGGCCCGACGAGGTGCTGGACATGGTCTACGACCTGTTCATCGATCTTGACGCCACGGACGAACAGCTGAATTTTACCTATCTTTACGCCATTGGCCGTGACGGCATTGTCAAGCGGGGACTGGACGAAGATGTGGATAACCTGAAGGTGCTGTTTGATATCATTGTCGACGAGATGCCCCCGCCCTCCTACGACCCGGACGCCCCGTTCCAGATGCTGGTGTCGGACTTAGGCTATTCCGATTACCTGGGACGTCTTGCCATCGGCAAGGTATTCAACGGGTCCGCCGCCTCCAACGCCTCATTGGTGTGCATGGGTGAGGAAGGCGCTCAAAAACAGCTGAAGGTATCCAAACTCCAGTCCTATGACGGTATGACACTGATTCCGGTGGAGCAGGCCGACACCGGAGACATCGTCGTACTGGCAGGCATTGAGGATGTAAAAATCGGCGATACCATATGCACCCGGGAAAATCCCCTGGCACTGCCCAGGATCACAGTGGACGACCCCACGGTATTCATGCGGTTTGCCATTAACAGTTCGCCCTTTGCCGGTAAAGAGGGGAAAAACGTTCAGTCCAGAAAAATCCGGGAGCGTCTGCTCAAAGAGACCCTGCTCAATGTAGCCATCTCAGTGGAAGAAAGCGACGGAGACGACAGCTTTGTGGTCAAGGGCCGCGGCGAACTGCAGCTGGCCATTCTCATTGAAACCATGCGCCGGGAAAATTTTGAATTGTGCGTAGGCCGCCCCAAGGTCATTTACCGGGAAGAAAACGGCCAGACCCTGGAACCCATCGAACATCTGTTTGTGGACTGTGATGAGGATTTCATGGGTGTGGTCACCGAAAAGCTCTCCGTGAGAAAGGGCAAGATGACAAACCTGGTGAACAACGGCAAGGGCCGGGTCCGCCTGGAGTTTTCCATCCCGTCACGCTCTTTGATCGGGTACCGGGATGAATTCATGACCGATACCCGGGGCACGGGCATCATGAACTCCTACCTGTCCGGGTATGAACCATATCGCGGGGATTTTCCCGTGCGTTACACAGGCTCCCTTGTATGCGACCGCCAGGGAAAGGCTGTGCCCTATGCCCTGTTCAACCTCGAACCCCGGGGCCGGTTGTTCATCGCACCAGGCACCCCGGTCTACGAAGGCATGGTCATCGGCGAACACAACCGCCATTCGGATATTGACGTCAATGCCTGTAAGGAAAAAAAGCTGACCAACATGCGGGCATCCGGAAAAGACGAAGCCACCATCTGTTCACCGGTTAAACCCATGACGCTGGAACAGGCAATCCATTTTATACGGGACGATGAAATGGTGGAAGTTACCCCCGAATCCATCCGCATCCGCAAGGTGGAACTTAATGCCGGCAAACGCCATATCCTGGCCGGTAAACTCAAGAAAAAGGATTCAGACTCCTAA
- a CDS encoding glycine zipper 2TM domain-containing protein, translated as MKNIGGGKMNTAGSYIKFIVCIMAAAMMTIAGCASSSPNVYTYEQTMRAQTVDIGTVESVKSIIIQASNPPVIGGAVGGVTGGVLGSTVGRGHGRDVATIVGALAGAAIGAAIENEAGTKNGFEIVVNLDSGRTIVVVQEADVPMYPGDRVRVLTAPDGTTRISK; from the coding sequence ATGAAAAACATAGGAGGCGGGAAGATGAATACGGCCGGATCATACATAAAATTTATTGTCTGTATCATGGCTGCAGCAATGATGACCATAGCCGGATGCGCGTCATCCAGCCCCAATGTATACACTTATGAACAAACCATGCGGGCCCAGACCGTGGATATTGGGACTGTGGAATCTGTTAAATCCATCATCATACAGGCATCAAATCCCCCGGTTATCGGTGGTGCCGTGGGTGGTGTAACCGGCGGCGTGCTCGGCAGTACCGTGGGCCGCGGCCATGGCCGGGATGTGGCCACCATTGTCGGAGCCCTGGCAGGTGCAGCCATTGGTGCAGCCATTGAAAATGAAGCCGGCACCAAAAACGGTTTTGAAATTGTTGTGAATCTTGACAGTGGACGAACCATTGTGGTGGTCCAGGAGGCGGATGTACCGATGTATCCCGGGGACAGGGTCCGGGTATTGACAGCGCCGGACGGCACCACCCGTATTTCTAAATAG
- a CDS encoding PHP domain-containing protein — protein MADYIELHIHTTHTDGNSVLTINDAVQRAKTYGMTALGIMDSGTMSGVDAFVNACRSVRITPIVGCGFYLTLGDHRQKTDQKYHLPVIAENETGLKNLRELDRIAHTAGFVGRPQIDLSLLAEYRKGLIVLTGGRGGAVDKFLKANDHQKAAALLLQLKSIVGQQNLLVELQDNGRVGEMDMNCLLGDLAERCGVACVVTGGPFYLDCADAAACNALRESKGNNPLYGDGFNFRSGADQVSRFEKYPEAIENSVKIARRCSFL, from the coding sequence ATGGCTGACTACATAGAGCTGCACATTCACACCACACATACTGACGGGAACTCGGTGTTGACCATCAACGATGCCGTACAGCGGGCAAAAACTTACGGCATGACGGCCTTGGGAATTATGGACAGCGGCACCATGAGTGGTGTTGATGCATTTGTCAATGCGTGCCGAAGCGTCCGGATTACACCGATTGTGGGCTGCGGATTCTATCTGACACTGGGGGATCATCGTCAAAAGACGGATCAGAAGTATCATCTGCCGGTGATCGCGGAAAATGAGACGGGGCTTAAAAACCTGCGTGAGCTTGACCGGATCGCCCACACAGCAGGCTTTGTGGGGCGGCCCCAGATTGATTTGTCACTGCTGGCCGAGTATCGTAAAGGGCTGATCGTACTCACCGGCGGCCGCGGCGGAGCGGTGGATAAATTTTTGAAAGCCAATGATCACCAGAAAGCCGCAGCGCTGTTGCTGCAGTTGAAATCAATTGTCGGGCAGCAGAATCTGCTGGTTGAGCTTCAGGACAATGGCCGCGTCGGCGAGATGGACATGAACTGTCTTTTGGGGGATCTGGCGGAAAGGTGTGGGGTGGCATGTGTCGTGACCGGCGGACCGTTTTACCTTGATTGTGCCGATGCCGCGGCGTGCAATGCACTGCGTGAATCAAAGGGCAATAATCCGCTTTACGGTGATGGATTTAATTTTCGGTCGGGGGCGGATCAGGTCTCACGATTTGAAAAATATCCCGAAGCCATAGAGAACAGTGTGAAGATTGCCCGGCGGTGTTCTTTTTTGTAG
- a CDS encoding GDSL-type esterase/lipase family protein, whose translation MFWYDDEIDPLKSKPVAPKGQKPRLLFYGSSSLRLWPDPRNDFPEFDVVNQAFGGSTLAACCWFFSRLVPQFQPDLLVFYAGDNDLGENRHPEEVFICFKYLMTLIDQHLGNIPVAFISVKPSIARQNLINSIKFTNTIIHREIEAFYPNCTFVNVFDAMSEVVDKKILFEEDGLHLSANGYAVWKRQLKEQFLNTFIGS comes from the coding sequence ATGTTTTGGTATGATGATGAGATAGATCCCCTGAAATCAAAGCCGGTGGCTCCCAAAGGTCAAAAGCCCAGACTGCTGTTTTACGGGAGTTCCTCCCTGCGTTTATGGCCTGATCCGCGGAATGATTTTCCCGAATTTGACGTGGTCAATCAGGCGTTCGGCGGTTCCACCTTGGCCGCCTGCTGTTGGTTTTTTTCGCGATTGGTTCCTCAATTCCAACCTGATCTGCTTGTGTTTTATGCCGGGGATAATGACCTGGGAGAAAATCGTCACCCCGAAGAGGTTTTTATCTGTTTCAAATACTTGATGACGTTAATTGACCAGCATTTGGGAAACATTCCGGTTGCCTTTATTTCGGTTAAACCAAGCATTGCCAGGCAAAATCTGATCAATTCAATTAAATTTACAAATACGATTATTCACAGGGAAATAGAGGCATTTTATCCCAATTGTACCTTTGTTAATGTATTTGATGCAATGTCAGAGGTTGTTGACAAAAAAATATTATTTGAAGAAGACGGGTTACATTTAAGCGCAAACGGGTACGCAGTTTGGAAAAGGCAGCTGAAAGAACAATTTCTCAACACGTTTATCGGTTCGTAA
- a CDS encoding PilZ domain-containing protein, with the protein MTPLHIIFTLIIALILIFLSIHLFRLYRRLKQSSYNSTAKNIYVLKYNSSIDDDDSSEAESDSVIPRSKGPNRRRYARTEFHGFVDFINKGTLYKEQARDLSYSGIFIKSRAPEKYKKHDLIVMTFQTDKLGPQRRNGQIARIDNTGIGVNFIP; encoded by the coding sequence ATGACACCATTGCACATAATATTTACCCTCATAATCGCCCTGATCTTAATATTTTTATCCATCCACCTCTTTCGGCTGTACAGGCGGTTAAAACAGTCTTCATATAATTCCACTGCAAAAAACATTTATGTTCTCAAGTACAACAGCAGTATAGATGACGATGATTCTTCCGAAGCCGAATCCGACTCCGTTATCCCCCGATCGAAAGGGCCGAATAGACGCAGATACGCCAGAACTGAATTCCATGGGTTTGTAGATTTTATAAACAAAGGAACGCTGTATAAAGAACAGGCCCGGGATCTTAGCTACTCAGGCATTTTCATCAAGTCCAGGGCACCGGAAAAATATAAAAAACACGATTTAATTGTCATGACCTTTCAAACCGATAAATTAGGTCCCCAGCGGCGAAACGGTCAGATCGCCCGAATCGACAACACCGGTATCGGTGTCAATTTTATCCCCTGA
- a CDS encoding radical SAM protein, which produces MIPEIEKSSYVKQTEKAYAGVYETMNWLSSPAVVETATKARQELISAIFDRSGSPAAWQFAETKPYTHGISPGCALCGQGKWSCLFVNNICNARCFYCPSTQNDPGLPMTSSVTFENALDYADYVNQFGIEGVGFSGGEPLMTLDRVLDYLNAVQAHACRPIYTWMYTNGILATEDKFKALRDSGLNEIRFDLSANNYDLSGLKKAVGIIPVVTVEIPAIPEDLDVTKPLTAVLGSMGVNYMNLHQIRCTQFNRPKLVQRGYSFIHGPGVAVLETELAALELIRHTLDQDIPLPINYCSFTYRNQFQKAAARRRNAGLVKKAWEGVTPTGFIRAMSIAGPPDRLGPVIDRFRSQEDEAWTVSAKQDRVSFDSRLWPLIDFTGLELTVRYHATALRPEATLRYPFTKIRLNNDKAVVIEKDHLHPGIRLEGDEIPAFARQFLFPSDSGDKPGGLSPDQERAVSRFENFDPGLSPLY; this is translated from the coding sequence TTGATACCCGAGATTGAAAAGTCATCCTATGTGAAGCAAACAGAAAAAGCGTATGCCGGTGTTTATGAAACCATGAACTGGCTGAGTTCCCCGGCTGTCGTGGAAACCGCGACAAAGGCGAGGCAAGAATTGATTTCAGCCATATTCGACCGATCCGGCTCCCCCGCCGCATGGCAATTTGCAGAGACCAAGCCTTACACCCATGGCATATCGCCTGGATGCGCCCTTTGCGGCCAGGGGAAATGGTCCTGCCTGTTCGTCAATAATATTTGTAATGCCCGCTGTTTTTACTGTCCCTCGACCCAGAATGATCCGGGCCTGCCCATGACCAGCTCTGTGACCTTTGAAAATGCCCTGGATTATGCCGACTACGTAAATCAATTCGGTATAGAGGGGGTGGGATTCAGCGGGGGGGAACCGCTGATGACCCTGGACAGGGTGCTGGATTACCTCAATGCGGTTCAGGCTCATGCCTGCCGCCCCATATATACCTGGATGTATACCAACGGCATACTGGCAACCGAGGATAAATTCAAAGCGCTTCGGGACAGCGGGCTTAATGAGATCCGTTTCGATTTGTCCGCCAACAATTACGATTTGTCCGGCCTGAAAAAGGCCGTGGGCATTATTCCGGTTGTTACGGTTGAAATCCCGGCCATACCCGAAGACCTTGACGTCACAAAACCCTTGACCGCCGTCTTGGGCTCAATGGGGGTCAACTATATGAACCTTCATCAGATCCGGTGTACCCAATTTAACCGCCCCAAGCTGGTCCAGCGGGGCTATTCTTTTATTCACGGGCCGGGCGTGGCTGTTCTTGAGACCGAACTGGCAGCGTTGGAATTGATCCGGCATACCCTGGATCAAGACATCCCCCTGCCGATTAATTATTGTTCTTTTACCTACCGCAATCAGTTCCAGAAGGCCGCTGCCCGGCGCAGAAATGCCGGACTGGTGAAAAAAGCGTGGGAAGGGGTAACGCCCACAGGGTTTATCCGTGCCATGAGCATTGCCGGGCCGCCTGACCGGCTTGGTCCGGTCATCGACCGGTTCAGATCCCAGGAAGACGAGGCCTGGACGGTTTCAGCCAAACAGGATCGGGTCTCTTTTGATTCAAGGCTGTGGCCGCTGATTGATTTTACCGGGCTTGAGCTGACGGTTCGATATCATGCCACTGCCCTCAGGCCCGAAGCCACCCTGCGGTATCCCTTTACCAAAATCCGGTTGAACAATGACAAAGCCGTGGTCATTGAAAAGGATCACCTGCACCCGGGCATACGGCTCGAGGGCGATGAGATCCCTGCCTTTGCCCGGCAGTTTCTTTTCCCGTCCGATTCAGGGGATAAACCGGGCGGGCTTTCCCCGGACCAGGAACGGGCGGTGTCCAGGTTTGAAAATTTCGACCCGGGTCTTTCTCCGCTGTATTGA